A region of Choristoneura fumiferana unplaced genomic scaffold, NRCan_CFum_1 Sck3bRy_348;HRSCAF=598_pilon, whole genome shotgun sequence DNA encodes the following proteins:
- the LOC141445096 gene encoding proteasome assembly chaperone 2-like, protein MPQNSLWKFFDSSDLKGFTLIIPSVAVGNVGQLACDLLISSLNMKKIASVYSPALIPVAGYDPYDLKSSNLSSSCEAYKSEERKLVILQLRAPLVYEYAQNFLQEIVATFKGKEIKDIIVVTSSYAHERKHIMTSPFRYLSSEASPYTDKINSLNWLAHETAEGDIRIHGGGFAVLIFNISKENGIPCLVVYKYCSEGDNIPDAYEMVSHLTSLVPLFNEEDLMSQLIQPVSWKLLFGRPPPGDIY, encoded by the coding sequence ATGCCCCAAAATAGTCTCTGGAAGTTTTTCGACAGTAGTGATTTGAAGGGGTTCACATTGATCATCCCTAGTGTAGCTGTCGGCAATGTTGGACAGTTAGCTTGTGACTTGCTAATTTCATCTTTGAACATGAAGAAAATTGCTTCAGTTTACAGTCCTGCACTCATCCCAGTTGCCGGATATGATCCCTACGATTTAAAATCCAGTAACCTTTCTAGCAGTTGTGAAGCATACAAGTCTGAAGAAAGAAAATTAGTAATTCTACAGCTGAGAGCTCCCCTTGTTTACGAATATGCTCAAAACTTTTTGCAAGAAATTGTAGCAACCTTTAAGGGAAAAGAGATCAAAGACATAATTGTGGTAACAAGCAGCTATGCTCATGAGAGAAAACACATCATGACATCTCCATTTCGATATTTATCCAGTGAAGCATCACCATACACTGACAAAATTAATTCACTTAACTGGCTAGCACATGAAACTGCTGAGGGCGATATAAGGATCCATGGTGGTGGTTTTGCAGTATTGATCTTTAATATAAGCAAAGAAAATGGCATACCTTGTTTGGTTGTGTATAAATATTGTTCTGAAGGTGATAATATTCCAGATGCATATGAGATGGTGTCTCATTTGACAAGTCTTGTGCCGCTGTTCAATGAGGAAGACCTGATGTCCCAGCTCATTCAACCTGTATCCTGGAAACTTTTATTTGGAAGACCTCCACCTGgagatatttattaa
- the LOC141445087 gene encoding peroxisomal biogenesis factor 3-like, whose amino-acid sequence MFSSIRNFLHRHRRKFLVTGAVFGGLYILTSYAQKKLREWQEREAKKFFEMTRKKQHFESTERTCNQTILSLSKIVNENILSSLDTERIVHELQENPENKLALWEQMKVMIFTRICVIVYALSILQVTLRIQLNIIGGYLYRDSVCEDDPLIDGELQAKYLSLCHHFVGPGIEDLIKQIEKAVKRVVDPVSLKKKITLQEVEQMFWSIQTILCTDAEQGDPVKKMVHYIVGHTVTNEAKLDTIVKETMDVLESDEVTSIAMSSIGRSFSSIIDEVANIFATKSVPTTKNHLEVGEEHVVTNGALRLGANAGPFVDVNKVELHFVKILPLINELVTKNTCKGNTNIPDLLTQQLTLNDKLKLLGANIYEVFSSSA is encoded by the coding sequence ATGTTTTCTAGCATAAGGAATTTTTTGCATCGTCACAGGAGGAAGTTTCTTGTTACTGGTGCAGTCTTTGGTGGACTGTACATCCTGACAAGCTATGCCCAGAAAAAATTAAGAGAATGGCAAGAAAGAgaagcaaaaaaattttttgaaatgaCTCGCAAAAAGCAGCACTTTGAAAGCACAGAACGGACTTGCAATCAAACAATTCTGTCTCTGTCTAAAATTGTGAACGAAAATATCTTAAGCTCTCTAGACACAGAGCGAATAGTGCATGAATTGCAGGAAAATCCAGAAAATAAGCTGGCACTGTGGGAACAAATGAAAGTAATGATTTTCACCAGGATCTGTGTTATTGTTTATGCATTGAGCATTCTGCAAGTAACACTGAGGATCCAGCTGAATATAATTGGAGGATATCTGTACAGAGACTCTGTGTGTGAAGATGACCCCCTTATTGATGGCGAACTGCAAGCTAAATACTTGTCCCTCTGCCATCATTTTGTTGGGCCAGGTATTGAAGACTTAatcaaacaaattgaaaaaGCTGTCAAACGAGTTGTAGATCCCGTTTCACTCAAAAAGAAAATCACCTTACAAGAGGTAGAACAAATGTTCTGGTCTATACAAACCATTTTGTGTACTGATGCTGAGCAGGGAGATCCTGTGAAAAAAATGGTCCACTATATAGTGGGACACACAGTAACAAATGAAGCTAAATTGGACACAATTGTCAAAGAAACTATGGATGTACTAGAAAGTGATGAGGTCACATCAATTGCTATGTCCTCAATCGGTAGGAGTTTTTCATCCATTATTGATGAAGTGGCAAACATATTTGCAACAAAATCAGTGCCAACAACGAAAAACCATTTGGAGGTTGGGGAGGAACACGTGGTTACCAATGGAGCTTTAAGGCTGGGGGCAAATGCAGGCCCATTTGTGGATGTGAACAAAGTAGAGctacattttgttaaaattttacctCTTATTAATGAATTAGTCACCAAGAACACCTGTAAAGGCAACACTAACATTCCAGACTTGCTGACCCAGCAACTCACACTCAAtgataaattgaaacttttggGTGCAAATATTTATGAAGTGTTTAGTAGTAGTGCATAG